One segment of Triticum aestivum cultivar Chinese Spring chromosome 2A, IWGSC CS RefSeq v2.1, whole genome shotgun sequence DNA contains the following:
- the LOC123185908 gene encoding zingipain-2, with amino-acid sequence MAPIHSSRRLDGTLLALLLVLVAATAFVSAAAARGDALAARHERWMAKYGRVYTDAAEKLRRQEVFAANARHIDAVNRAGNRTYTLGLNQFSDLTNEEFVEKQLGYRHRRGEESTPVAAVNMSMAQFQSTPDSVDWRAQGAVTQIKDQGANCGCCWAFAAVAATEGLVKIATGNLISMSEQQVLDCTGGPSTCQSGYINDALSYIAKSGGLQQEAAYAYIGQQGACRGGDVSPNSAAAVGAPQLVSLNGDEGALQELVASQPVAVSVEADLDFHHYMSGVYTGSSSCGQNLNHFVTVVGYGTDGGGQEYWLVKNQWGTTWGEGGYMRLTRGNGGNCGMATYAYYPTMDNS; translated from the exons ATGGCGCCgattcacagctcacgccgcctcgACGGCACACTGCTTGCACTTCTGCTCGTGCTCGTGGCCGCCACCGCCTTTGTCAGCGCTGCCGCGGCGCGAGGGGACGCGCTGGCCGCCCGGCATGAGCGGTGGATGGCCAAGTACGGGCGCGTGTACACGGACGCTGCCGAGAAATTGCGCCGGCAGGAGGTGTTCGCGGCCAACGCGCGGCACATAGATGCTGTCAACAGGGCAGGCAATCGGACGTACACTCTCGGGCTCAACCAGTTCTCCGACCTCACCAACGAAGAGTTCGTGGAGAAGCAGCTCGGGTACCGTCACCGGCGCGGCGAGGAAAGCACGCCGGTGGCCGCTGTGAACATGTCCATGGCTCAGTTCCAGTCCACGCCGGACAGCGTGGATTGGAGGGCCCAGGGCGCCGTCACCCAAATCAAGGACCAAGGCGCCAACTGCG GTTGCTGCTGGGCgttcgcggcggtggcggcgacggaggGGCTCGTAAAGATCGCCACCGGCAACCTCATCTccatgtcagagcagcaggtgctCGACTGCACCGGCGGCCCCAGCACCTGCCAGAGCGGCTACATCAACGACGCCTTAAGCTACATCGCCAAGAGCGGCGGCCTGCAGCAGGAGGCAGCCTACGCGTATATCGGCCAGCAGGGCGCGTGCCGCGGCGGCGACGTCAGCCCAAATTCAGCCGCCGCCGTCGGCGCACCCCAGTTGGTGAGCCTGAACGGCGACGAGGGCGCGTTGCAGGAGCTCGTGGCCAGCCAACCGGTGGCCGTGAGCGTGGAGGCCGACCTTGACTTCCACCACTACATGAGCGGCGTGTACACCGGCAGCTCGTCGTGCGGGCAGAACCTGAACCACTTCGTGACGGTGGTGGGCTACGGGACGGACGGCGGCGGGCAGGAGTATTGGTTGGTGAAGAACCAGTGGGGGACGACGTGGGGCGAGGGGGGCTACATGCGCCTCACCCGCGGGAACGGCGGCAACTGCGGCATGGCCACCTACGCCTACTACCCGACCATGGACAACTCTTAA